In the genome of Deinococcus sp. KSM4-11, one region contains:
- the xylA gene encoding xylose isomerase has translation MPDYTPTPADKFTFGLWTVGNTGRDPFGDPTRPALKAPYLVQKLAELGAWGVNLHDNDLVPITASASERDAIVKEFKQALSDHGLVVPMATTNLFGDPAFKDGAFTSADARVRAYALQKTMQSMDLGAELGATTYVFWGGREGTEVDAGGKLLDCLGWFRDSLNFLAQYSESQGYGYRFALEPKPNEPRADIFLPTVGSALGFIATLDRPEQFGVNPEFAHETMAGLNFTHAVAQAIDAGKLFHIDLNDQKMGRFDQDLRFGAENPKGAFFLVQLLESSGYTGSRHFDAHALRTEDEAGVWAFARGCMRTYLIFKEKAQQFAQDSEIQAALAAYRVEDAELASLTGTFSAENAEALKARSFDRAALGARGPGLEQLDQLTMELLLGVR, from the coding sequence ATGCCTGACTACACCCCGACGCCCGCCGACAAGTTCACCTTTGGCCTGTGGACGGTCGGCAACACCGGCCGCGATCCCTTCGGCGACCCCACCCGCCCCGCCCTGAAGGCCCCCTACCTCGTGCAGAAGCTCGCGGAACTCGGCGCCTGGGGCGTGAACCTGCACGACAACGACCTCGTGCCGATCACCGCCAGCGCCAGCGAGCGCGACGCCATCGTCAAGGAGTTCAAACAGGCCCTGTCCGATCACGGCCTCGTGGTGCCCATGGCCACCACCAACCTGTTCGGCGATCCGGCCTTCAAGGACGGGGCGTTCACCAGTGCCGACGCCCGCGTGCGCGCCTACGCCCTGCAGAAGACCATGCAGAGCATGGATCTGGGCGCGGAACTCGGCGCGACGACCTACGTCTTCTGGGGCGGCCGCGAGGGCACCGAGGTGGACGCCGGCGGCAAGCTGCTGGACTGCCTGGGCTGGTTCCGCGACTCGTTGAACTTCCTCGCGCAGTACAGCGAATCCCAGGGCTACGGGTACCGCTTCGCGCTGGAACCCAAGCCGAACGAACCGCGCGCCGACATCTTCCTGCCCACCGTGGGCAGCGCCCTGGGCTTCATCGCCACGCTGGACCGACCGGAGCAGTTCGGCGTGAACCCGGAGTTCGCGCACGAGACCATGGCGGGCCTGAACTTCACGCACGCGGTCGCGCAGGCGATCGACGCCGGGAAGCTCTTTCACATCGACCTGAACGACCAGAAGATGGGCCGCTTCGACCAGGACCTGCGCTTCGGCGCGGAGAATCCCAAGGGCGCGTTCTTCCTAGTGCAGCTGCTGGAGAGCAGTGGCTACACCGGTTCCCGGCACTTCGACGCGCACGCGCTGCGCACCGAGGACGAGGCGGGCGTGTGGGCGTTCGCACGCGGCTGCATGCGCACCTACCTGATCTTCAAGGAGAAGGCGCAGCAGTTCGCGCAGGACAGCGAGATCCAGGCGGCGCTGGCGGCCTACCGCGTGGAGGACGCGGAACTCGCCTCACTCACCGGCACGTTCAGCGCCGAGAACGCCGAGGCGCTGAAGGCCCGCAGCTTCGACCGGGCGGCGCTGGGCGCGCGGGGCCCCGGCCTGGAACAGCTCGACCAGCTCACCATGGAGCTGCTGCTCGGGGTACGGTAG
- a CDS encoding LacI family DNA-binding transcriptional regulator codes for MLEPVTLAHVAQEAGVSPSTVSRILNGTANVTPEKRARVEAVIARLNFKPNPQAQALANGRSLTIGVITPSLNSTFYGEALSGVEAVLNDTPYHPLVISGQWRPEREQEALDVLLLRRVDALILMGGILDDAILERVSQRVPMVALGRDVRGLSESCIVMDNREGIRLIVTHLLHLGHRRFAYISGAERQQDAVERRESFHAALHDAGVTVPDALIEPGEYTEEGGRQAAERLLDSGLPFTALVCANDQMALGARLTLYRRGIRVPEDVSLTGFDDVFTSSLMTPPLTTVRQAIYDMGEVAARAALSLLRGEAVSMQIFKPELIVRESTHPPAGARRPVLPSEVSR; via the coding sequence ATGCTCGAACCCGTCACCCTGGCCCACGTGGCCCAAGAAGCTGGCGTCTCGCCCAGCACGGTGTCGCGCATCCTGAACGGCACGGCCAACGTGACGCCGGAAAAGCGGGCCCGCGTGGAGGCGGTCATCGCGCGGCTGAACTTCAAGCCCAATCCGCAGGCGCAGGCCCTGGCAAACGGCCGCAGCCTGACCATCGGCGTGATCACGCCCAGCCTGAACTCCACCTTCTACGGCGAGGCGCTCTCCGGGGTCGAGGCCGTGCTGAACGACACGCCGTACCACCCGCTGGTGATCAGCGGGCAGTGGCGGCCCGAGCGCGAGCAGGAAGCGCTGGACGTGCTGCTGCTGCGCCGCGTGGACGCCCTGATCCTGATGGGCGGCATCCTGGACGACGCGATTCTGGAGCGCGTCTCGCAGCGGGTGCCGATGGTCGCCCTGGGCCGGGACGTGCGGGGCCTGAGCGAGAGCTGCATCGTGATGGACAACCGCGAGGGCATCCGCTTGATTGTGACCCACCTGCTGCACCTGGGGCACCGGCGATTTGCCTACATCAGCGGTGCGGAGCGTCAGCAGGACGCCGTGGAACGCCGCGAATCCTTCCATGCCGCGCTGCACGACGCGGGCGTGACCGTGCCGGATGCCCTGATCGAACCCGGCGAGTACACCGAGGAAGGTGGGCGTCAGGCGGCCGAACGGCTGCTCGACAGCGGGCTGCCCTTCACGGCGCTGGTCTGCGCGAACGACCAGATGGCGCTGGGGGCCCGCCTGACCCTTTACCGCCGGGGCATCCGCGTACCGGAAGACGTGTCGCTGACCGGCTTCGACGACGTGTTCACGTCCTCGCTGATGACGCCGCCGCTCACCACCGTGCGTCAGGCCATCTACGACATGGGTGAGGTGGCAGCCCGCGCCGCGCTGAGCCTGCTGCGGGGTGAGGCTGTGAGCATGCAGATCTTCAAGCCTGAACTGATCGTCCGTGAATCCACCCATCCCCCAGCCGGCGCCCGTCGTCCGGTTCTGCCGAGCGAGGTGAGTCGATGA
- a CDS encoding maltose ABC transporter substrate-binding protein: protein MKKAFTLLSLALLGSAHAATLTLWTSFEAAGELAWIKAQAAAFEKATGNKVTLVSVPFAQTQDKFIQSAPKGQGPDLIATEPHDRLGRYAASGVIEPMDKYITSKADYDKTALSAFTYQGKLFGLPLNAEAVALVYNKKLVPSAPTTWDAFLKAAQANTGNGKFGYLADIAEPYKSYGFVSAYGGYVFKNNGGTLDTKDIGLDNAGTAKALGFLNDLRYKYNLVAEGVSQDAAKSAFVDGKLAMFYTGPWDMGDIKKAGIDYGIVPFPTPPGATGKWSPFVGVRGILVSAYSKNKTVAVQLARQLTSSASQLSFNAANGSIPTSLSARSKLRTDPVVAGFGKAVAMGTPMPNIPEMGSVWGPWAAATAQGVQKANQPYSDLLKKAVTEISSNINK, encoded by the coding sequence ATGAAAAAAGCCTTCACCCTTCTGTCCCTGGCGCTGCTCGGCAGCGCGCACGCCGCGACCCTGACGCTCTGGACGTCCTTCGAGGCGGCCGGCGAACTCGCGTGGATCAAGGCGCAGGCCGCCGCTTTCGAGAAGGCCACCGGCAACAAGGTGACCCTCGTCAGCGTGCCCTTCGCGCAGACGCAGGACAAGTTCATCCAGAGTGCGCCCAAGGGCCAGGGGCCGGACCTGATCGCCACCGAACCCCACGACCGCCTGGGACGCTACGCGGCGTCGGGCGTGATCGAGCCGATGGACAAGTACATCACCTCCAAGGCGGACTACGACAAGACCGCGCTCTCGGCCTTCACGTACCAGGGCAAGCTGTTCGGCCTGCCCCTGAACGCCGAGGCGGTCGCGCTGGTGTACAACAAGAAACTCGTCCCGAGCGCCCCCACCACCTGGGACGCCTTCCTGAAGGCCGCGCAGGCGAACACCGGCAACGGCAAGTTCGGCTACCTCGCAGATATCGCCGAGCCGTACAAGAGTTACGGTTTTGTCAGCGCCTACGGCGGCTACGTGTTCAAGAACAACGGCGGCACCCTGGACACCAAGGACATCGGGCTGGACAACGCCGGCACCGCCAAGGCGCTGGGCTTCCTGAACGACCTGCGCTACAAGTACAACCTGGTGGCCGAGGGGGTCAGCCAGGACGCCGCGAAGAGCGCGTTCGTCGACGGCAAGCTGGCCATGTTCTACACCGGCCCGTGGGACATGGGCGACATCAAGAAAGCGGGCATCGACTACGGCATCGTGCCCTTCCCGACGCCTCCCGGCGCGACCGGCAAGTGGAGTCCCTTCGTGGGCGTGCGTGGCATTCTGGTGAGCGCCTACAGCAAGAACAAGACGGTGGCCGTGCAGCTCGCCCGGCAGCTGACCTCCTCAGCGTCGCAGCTGTCGTTCAATGCGGCGAACGGCTCGATTCCGACCAGCCTGTCGGCCCGCTCGAAACTCCGCACCGATCCGGTCGTGGCGGGCTTCGGCAAGGCCGTGGCCATGGGCACGCCCATGCCGAACATCCCGGAGATGGGGTCGGTGTGGGGGCCGTGGGCCGCCGCGACCGCGCAGGGCGTGCAGAAGGCGAACCAGCCGTACAGCGACCTGCTGAAGAAGGCGGTCACGGAGATCAGCAGCAACATCAACAAGTAA
- a CDS encoding ABC transporter substrate-binding protein — translation MKKSLSLALVSALLLGSAQAQDKVTLTVAAFPSLDSAIKAILPAWNKLHPNVTIKLQAQEYADHHNAMTTALATGQGLPDVMAVEIGYIGKFAEGQGLEDLNKAPYSATQYKKLFTPFTIAQATSSDGRYVAMPTDIGPGTFFYRKDVLDKAGVNPLTMQTSWENYIAAGKKIKAKTGASLISAASSVYNVVVRTNLKAGEGLYFDKSNNLLVGPDNARFVRAFTLTKEVRDAGLDAKIGEWSNEWYDAFKKGTVATQFSGAWLQGALQNWMAPDTKGLWRVQNLPEKGFASWGGSFYAIPSKAVNKQWAWEFIKFMTLEQSSQITAFRDNGAFPALLTAQKDKAFSEPVDFLGGQQARVLWRDAAAKTQPIDVNKYDSVADQILQTELTNVLEQGKDIKQALTDARAQIARRAR, via the coding sequence ATGAAGAAGTCCCTGTCGCTCGCCCTCGTGTCCGCCCTGCTGCTCGGCTCCGCCCAGGCCCAGGACAAGGTCACGCTCACCGTCGCGGCCTTCCCCAGCCTCGACAGCGCCATCAAGGCCATCCTGCCCGCGTGGAACAAGCTGCATCCCAACGTCACCATCAAGCTGCAAGCGCAGGAGTACGCCGATCACCACAACGCCATGACCACCGCCCTCGCCACCGGCCAGGGCCTGCCCGACGTGATGGCCGTCGAGATCGGCTACATCGGGAAGTTCGCCGAAGGCCAGGGCCTCGAAGACCTGAACAAGGCGCCCTACTCGGCCACCCAGTACAAGAAGCTCTTCACGCCCTTCACCATCGCCCAGGCGACCAGCAGCGACGGCCGCTACGTGGCCATGCCCACCGACATCGGCCCCGGTACCTTCTTCTACCGCAAGGACGTGCTCGACAAGGCCGGCGTGAACCCGCTGACCATGCAGACCAGCTGGGAAAACTACATTGCGGCCGGCAAGAAGATCAAGGCCAAGACCGGCGCGTCGCTGATCAGCGCGGCGTCCAGCGTCTACAACGTGGTCGTCCGCACCAACCTCAAAGCCGGTGAAGGCCTGTACTTCGACAAGTCCAACAACCTGCTCGTCGGCCCCGACAACGCCCGCTTCGTGCGCGCCTTCACCCTGACCAAGGAAGTCCGCGACGCCGGCCTGGACGCCAAGATCGGCGAGTGGAGCAACGAGTGGTACGACGCCTTCAAGAAGGGCACCGTCGCCACGCAGTTCAGCGGCGCGTGGCTGCAAGGCGCGTTGCAGAACTGGATGGCCCCCGACACCAAGGGTCTGTGGCGCGTGCAGAACCTCCCCGAGAAGGGCTTCGCCTCGTGGGGCGGCTCCTTCTACGCCATTCCCAGCAAGGCCGTGAACAAGCAGTGGGCCTGGGAATTCATTAAGTTCATGACGCTGGAGCAGTCCTCGCAGATCACCGCCTTCCGCGACAACGGCGCCTTCCCCGCGCTGCTCACCGCGCAGAAGGACAAGGCCTTCAGCGAACCCGTCGACTTCCTCGGCGGCCAGCAGGCCCGCGTGCTGTGGCGTGACGCCGCCGCCAAGACCCAGCCCATCGACGTGAACAAGTACGACTCGGTCGCCGACCAGATCCTCCAGACCGAGCTGACCAACGTGCTCGAACAGGGCAAGGACATCAAGCAGGCCCTCACGGATGCCCGCGCCCAGATCGCGCGCCGCGCCCGCTAA
- a CDS encoding ROK family protein yields MTPTLPAGDQGFLKHLNRSAVLDLLRREGGLSRADLAARTGRTKVTVGSVVQELLTEGWLHEGGLHQATVGRPGRQLHLNARQHVMFGAEVGVLGTRVIACTLTGHVLARALTTTPTGDPDSAARDLARLLHGLLAHPDVSGRQVLGLGVALPGPVDQSGELVHAPNLGWTRLRFLDRLASHLPGLGGVRVLENEANAAAFGEAYLPDRPGAAAQGGLLAYLSLGTGVGAGLVEGGRRVLRGAHGLAGELGHTVIQPGGLYCHCGNRGCVETLLGGWAIRASLGLNALEPLDIALLPRVREAAVQVTLSRAGEALGLLLVNLHHTLNPSDIVIGGALTRLGGPLMDTALDFFTAHLARRSGDTPPVRVEVRPDSLYLPARGAAAQVLERAINAPEVAA; encoded by the coding sequence ATGACCCCAACGCTCCCCGCCGGTGACCAGGGCTTCCTGAAACACCTCAACCGCTCGGCCGTGCTCGATCTGCTCCGCCGCGAGGGTGGGCTGAGCCGCGCGGATCTGGCGGCCCGCACCGGCCGCACCAAGGTCACGGTCGGCAGCGTGGTACAGGAACTCCTGACGGAAGGCTGGCTGCACGAGGGCGGCCTTCACCAGGCCACGGTCGGTCGCCCCGGCCGACAGCTGCACCTCAACGCCCGCCAGCACGTCATGTTCGGGGCCGAGGTCGGCGTGCTCGGCACCCGTGTGATCGCGTGTACCCTCACCGGTCACGTGCTGGCCCGCGCCCTGACCACCACACCCACCGGCGACCCGGACAGCGCCGCCCGCGACCTCGCCCGGCTGCTGCATGGCCTGCTGGCCCACCCCGACGTGAGCGGTCGGCAGGTGCTCGGCCTGGGCGTTGCCCTGCCCGGCCCGGTCGACCAGAGCGGCGAACTGGTGCACGCCCCCAACCTCGGCTGGACCCGCCTGCGCTTCCTCGACCGGCTGGCCTCGCACCTGCCGGGTCTGGGCGGCGTCCGTGTGCTGGAGAACGAGGCGAACGCCGCCGCCTTCGGTGAGGCCTACCTGCCGGATCGCCCTGGAGCCGCCGCCCAGGGCGGTCTGCTCGCCTACCTGAGCCTGGGCACCGGCGTCGGCGCGGGTCTCGTTGAGGGCGGGCGGCGCGTGCTGCGCGGCGCGCACGGCCTGGCCGGCGAACTGGGTCACACGGTCATACAGCCCGGCGGGCTGTACTGCCACTGCGGGAACCGGGGCTGCGTGGAGACGCTGCTGGGCGGCTGGGCCATCCGCGCGTCGCTGGGCCTGAACGCCCTGGAACCGCTGGACATCGCCCTGCTCCCCCGCGTGCGCGAGGCGGCCGTGCAGGTCACCCTCAGCCGCGCCGGCGAGGCCCTGGGCCTGTTGCTGGTGAACCTGCACCACACGCTGAACCCCAGCGACATCGTCATCGGCGGGGCCCTCACCCGCCTGGGAGGCCCACTCATGGACACCGCGCTCGACTTCTTCACCGCCCACCTCGCCCGCCGCAGTGGCGACACGCCGCCCGTCCGGGTGGAGGTTCGTCCGGACAGCCTGTACCTGCCGGCCCGGGGGGCCGCCGCCCAGGTGCTCGAACGCGCCATCAACGCGCCGGAGGTCGCGGCATGA
- a CDS encoding M23 family metallopeptidase produces MKRVLGLLFVLALLAGGTVLLWPMLKNAQRYAGLLSAPTPTARSLPNPLPTTRFVDTWGGARSEGRTHEGVDIFAPRDTPIHATTRGIVVNVGPDRLGGRTVMILGPGGQRHYYAHLNRYPDLSRGDWVEAGDVVGYVGDSGNAKGTPTHLHYGIYATGGALNPYPLLKRN; encoded by the coding sequence ATGAAGCGCGTGCTCGGCCTCCTGTTCGTCCTGGCACTCCTGGCGGGAGGGACGGTCCTGCTGTGGCCCATGCTGAAGAACGCGCAGCGCTACGCGGGCCTGCTCTCGGCCCCCACTCCGACGGCCCGCAGCCTGCCCAACCCACTGCCCACCACGCGCTTCGTGGACACCTGGGGCGGCGCGCGCAGTGAGGGGCGCACCCATGAGGGCGTGGACATCTTCGCGCCGCGCGACACGCCCATCCACGCGACCACGCGCGGCATCGTCGTGAATGTCGGCCCGGACAGGCTGGGCGGGCGCACGGTCATGATCCTCGGGCCGGGCGGGCAGCGGCATTACTACGCGCACCTGAACCGCTACCCCGACCTGAGCCGGGGCGACTGGGTCGAGGCCGGGGACGTGGTCGGCTATGTGGGCGACAGCGGGAACGCGAAGGGAACGCCCACGCACCTGCACTACGGCATCTATGCGACTGGCGGGGCGCTCAACCCGTACCCGTTGCTGAAGCGGAACTGA
- a CDS encoding endo-1,4-beta-xylanase produces MKIPTSLLAALVLGGLASGSGQLPTLKQAAQTRGVLIGGAVGSTLFDDLDPDYAATVGREFSVVVSENGMKWKALEGSPNEFVYGLADATVAWAAQHGVQVRGHTLIWHDSVPAWVYQLKTPAELRAAMQNHITQVMTHFGNRVLIWDVVNEAISDAPGHPLRANSPFALAGPDYIDAAFRWAHAANPAAKLYYNDYGAEALNGKSDAIYALVRGMQSRGVPISGVGFQAHLDANFSVKDSGMLENLKRFHDLGLDVQLTEVDVTLPAGGATPANLARQAQVYGDLMNACLGVKCSAFVMWGVNDAGSWRAGGKPLIFDDDYARKPAYGAVLGALQGH; encoded by the coding sequence ATGAAGATCCCTACATCCCTGCTCGCGGCCCTGGTGCTCGGCGGCCTTGCGAGCGGTTCCGGGCAGCTGCCCACGCTGAAACAGGCGGCCCAGACGCGCGGCGTGCTGATCGGCGGCGCGGTCGGCAGCACCCTCTTCGACGACCTCGACCCGGACTACGCCGCCACGGTCGGGCGGGAGTTCAGCGTCGTGGTCTCCGAGAACGGCATGAAGTGGAAGGCCCTGGAGGGCAGCCCGAACGAGTTCGTGTACGGCCTCGCGGACGCCACCGTGGCCTGGGCCGCGCAGCATGGCGTCCAAGTACGCGGTCACACCCTGATCTGGCACGACAGCGTACCGGCCTGGGTGTATCAGCTGAAGACCCCGGCGGAGCTGCGGGCCGCCATGCAGAACCACATCACGCAGGTCATGACGCACTTCGGGAACCGGGTGCTGATCTGGGACGTGGTGAACGAGGCGATCTCCGATGCGCCCGGACACCCCCTGCGCGCGAACAGTCCGTTTGCGCTGGCCGGGCCGGACTACATCGACGCGGCCTTCCGCTGGGCGCACGCGGCGAACCCGGCCGCGAAGCTCTACTACAACGACTACGGCGCCGAGGCCCTGAACGGCAAGAGCGACGCCATCTACGCGCTGGTGCGGGGGATGCAGTCGCGTGGCGTCCCGATCTCCGGAGTGGGCTTTCAGGCACACCTGGACGCGAATTTCTCCGTGAAGGACTCCGGGATGCTGGAGAACCTGAAGCGCTTTCACGACCTGGGCCTCGATGTGCAGCTGACCGAGGTGGACGTCACCCTGCCCGCCGGCGGGGCGACTCCGGCGAACCTCGCGCGGCAGGCGCAGGTGTACGGCGACCTGATGAACGCCTGCCTGGGCGTGAAGTGCAGCGCCTTCGTCATGTGGGGCGTGAACGACGCGGGATCCTGGCGAGCGGGCGGCAAGCCCCTGATCTTCGACGACGACTACGCGAGGAAGCCCGCGTACGGCGCGGTGCTCGGGGCGCTTCAGGGCCACTGA
- a CDS encoding GNAT family N-acetyltransferase, with protein sequence MRHDVILTDGNLTLRPLMDADIALLCALAATCGDELRHMGSPPSSEAYYRAGLDAANQLVFVIEVGGRLAGSTRYGDLRPADSGVEIGWTWLHPRHHGSGVNRRMKRLLLAHAFERMGMERVQLKTDIRNRRSQAAIAALGATREGVLRAHMRRPDGSMRDTVMYSVTAVEWPAVKAALDARISSASATGTG encoded by the coding sequence ATGCGGCATGACGTGATCCTCACGGACGGCAACCTCACCCTGCGGCCCCTGATGGACGCGGATATAGCGCTGCTGTGCGCGCTGGCGGCGACGTGTGGTGACGAGTTGCGCCACATGGGCTCGCCTCCCAGCAGCGAGGCGTACTACCGCGCTGGCCTGGACGCCGCGAACCAGCTGGTGTTCGTGATCGAGGTGGGGGGACGACTGGCCGGCAGCACCCGCTACGGCGACCTGCGCCCTGCCGATTCGGGCGTGGAGATCGGCTGGACGTGGCTGCACCCCCGCCACCACGGCTCGGGCGTGAACCGCCGCATGAAGCGCCTGCTGCTCGCCCACGCCTTCGAGCGCATGGGCATGGAGCGCGTGCAGCTGAAGACCGACATCCGCAACCGGCGCTCGCAGGCGGCCATCGCGGCGCTGGGGGCCACGCGCGAGGGCGTGTTGCGCGCCCACATGCGCCGCCCGGACGGCAGCATGCGCGACACCGTGATGTACTCGGTCACGGCCGTCGAGTGGCCCGCCGTGAAGGCCGCCCTGGACGCGCGGATCAGTTCCGCTTCAGCAACGGGTACGGGTTGA
- a CDS encoding aldose epimerase family protein: MSMAAGRADRRSWGQTPSGETIHSFTLALPGGAQATLTDFGATLVRLEVPNRQGVLGDVVLGHARPEPYADHATSPYFGATIGRYANRIADGQFTLDGRAYRVPLNDGPNALHGGPAGFDHQLWQGEVRVTGAGPAVTFTRTSPDGEMGFPGTLRVSVTYTLAAQDEGLTLSLDYHAVTDAPTVVNLTNHSYWNLTAEPSRGVLEHDLTVNATQFTAVRAGGIPTGDLCPVAGTPFDFRSPQRVGARVADAHEQLALVGGYDHNYVLDDADGDGTGLRLAAVLYDPQSGRELTVHTTEPGVQVYSGNFLDGTITGKDGQVYARHAGLCLETQHFPDAPNWPAFPSTRLDPERAFTSRTVHTFRVR; encoded by the coding sequence ATGAGCATGGCTGCGGGCCGGGCCGACCGGCGTTCCTGGGGGCAGACCCCGTCCGGCGAGACGATTCACTCCTTCACCCTGGCGCTGCCCGGCGGCGCGCAGGCCACCCTGACGGACTTCGGCGCGACGCTCGTCCGCCTGGAGGTGCCGAACCGGCAGGGCGTGCTGGGCGACGTGGTGCTCGGACATGCCCGGCCGGAACCGTACGCCGACCACGCGACCTCGCCGTACTTCGGGGCGACCATCGGGCGCTATGCCAACCGCATCGCGGACGGGCAGTTCACGCTGGATGGCCGGGCGTACCGGGTGCCCCTGAACGACGGCCCGAACGCCCTGCACGGTGGCCCGGCGGGCTTCGACCACCAGCTGTGGCAGGGCGAGGTGCGGGTGACAGGAGCTGGCCCGGCCGTGACCTTCACGCGCACCAGTCCGGACGGTGAGATGGGCTTTCCCGGCACCCTGCGCGTGTCCGTGACCTACACCCTGGCCGCGCAGGACGAGGGCTTGACCCTCAGCCTCGACTACCACGCGGTGACGGACGCGCCCACGGTCGTGAACCTCACCAACCACAGCTACTGGAACCTCACGGCCGAGCCCTCGCGCGGCGTGCTGGAGCACGACCTCACCGTGAACGCCACGCAGTTCACGGCGGTGCGGGCCGGCGGCATTCCCACGGGCGACCTGTGCCCGGTGGCCGGCACGCCCTTCGATTTCCGCTCGCCCCAGCGGGTCGGAGCGCGGGTCGCGGATGCCCACGAGCAGCTCGCGCTGGTGGGCGGGTACGACCACAACTACGTGCTGGACGATGCAGACGGAGATGGAACGGGCCTGCGCCTCGCGGCCGTCCTCTACGATCCCCAGTCCGGGCGCGAGCTGACCGTCCACACCACCGAGCCCGGCGTGCAGGTGTACTCCGGCAACTTCCTGGACGGCACGATCACGGGCAAGGACGGGCAGGTGTACGCGCGGCACGCGGGCCTGTGCCTGGAAACGCAGCACTTCCCGGATGCGCCCAACTGGCCGGCGTTCCCCTCCACCCGGCTCGATCCGGAGCGGGCCTTCACGTCGCGCACCGTGCACACCTTCCGCGTGCGCTGA
- the xylB gene encoding xylulokinase yields the protein MSVPVTLGVDLGTSGVKAVALDATGRVLAEVTETYPLLTPRPGWTEQRPTDWLAGTRAALSAIAARLRELNATPLALGLSGQMHGLVPLDAHGEVLRPALLWNDQRTGAQVQAIEARLPRAELVARTGNRAVTGFQLPKILWMRDEEPELYARLRHALIPKDYLGYVLTGVLAAEPSDASGVGALNLARNDWDTDLLRELGVDPSLFPPLVRSLDVTGTLNADWAAQTGLPAGLPIVAGGGDNAAAGIALGLTSARPDVGSLSLGTSGVVFSPLTTPTPDSEGRVHLFAHADGGYHLLGVTLSAAGSLEWLHGRLAPDVPLPTLLDEALAVPPGADGVTFLPYLSGERSPLMNPQARAAFTGLSLAHGRGHLVRAVLEGSVAALADAYAVMAPIAPLGSLLSTGGGARSEMWLGLASGALGLPVHPTTARPGAAHGAAILAMPAAGLHPDLTAAIDATRPDALEAVPAIDMHAALSAYARTRDALYPT from the coding sequence ATGAGCGTACCGGTCACGCTCGGCGTGGATCTGGGCACCAGCGGCGTGAAGGCGGTGGCCCTGGACGCCACCGGGCGCGTGCTGGCCGAGGTCACCGAGACCTATCCGCTGCTCACGCCCCGCCCCGGCTGGACGGAGCAGCGCCCCACCGACTGGCTGGCGGGCACGCGTGCCGCCCTCAGTGCCATCGCGGCCCGCCTGCGTGAGCTGAACGCCACGCCCCTGGCCCTGGGCCTAAGCGGGCAGATGCACGGCCTGGTGCCGCTGGATGCCCACGGTGAGGTGTTGCGCCCGGCCCTGCTGTGGAACGACCAGCGCACCGGCGCCCAGGTACAGGCCATCGAGGCGCGCCTTCCGCGCGCCGAACTGGTGGCCCGCACCGGGAACCGCGCCGTGACCGGCTTCCAGCTCCCCAAGATTCTGTGGATGCGTGACGAGGAGCCCGAACTGTACGCCCGGCTGCGCCACGCGCTGATCCCCAAGGACTACCTGGGCTATGTCCTGACCGGCGTGCTGGCCGCCGAACCGTCGGATGCGTCGGGCGTGGGCGCGCTGAATCTCGCCCGGAACGACTGGGACACGGATCTCCTGCGCGAGCTGGGCGTCGATCCCTCGCTGTTCCCACCCCTCGTGCGCTCGTTGGACGTGACCGGCACCCTGAACGCCGACTGGGCGGCCCAGACTGGCCTCCCGGCGGGGCTGCCCATTGTCGCGGGCGGCGGCGACAATGCGGCGGCAGGGATCGCGCTGGGTCTGACCTCGGCGCGGCCGGACGTGGGCAGCCTCAGCCTGGGCACGTCCGGCGTGGTGTTCAGTCCGCTGACGACGCCCACGCCCGATTCCGAGGGCCGCGTGCACCTCTTCGCTCACGCTGACGGCGGCTACCACCTGCTGGGCGTGACCCTCTCGGCGGCGGGATCGCTGGAGTGGCTGCACGGCAGGCTCGCGCCAGACGTGCCCCTCCCCACCCTGCTCGACGAGGCCCTGGCTGTTCCGCCGGGCGCCGACGGCGTGACCTTCCTGCCGTATCTGTCCGGAGAACGCAGCCCCCTGATGAACCCGCAGGCCCGCGCCGCGTTCACCGGCCTGAGCCTCGCGCACGGACGCGGCCACCTCGTGCGCGCCGTGCTGGAGGGTTCGGTCGCTGCCCTGGCGGACGCCTACGCCGTCATGGCGCCCATCGCGCCGCTGGGGTCGCTGCTGTCGACCGGCGGGGGTGCCCGCTCGGAGATGTGGCTGGGTCTCGCGTCCGGAGCGCTGGGGCTCCCCGTCCACCCAACCACGGCGCGGCCCGGCGCGGCGCACGGCGCGGCCATCCTCGCCATGCCCGCCGCCGGCCTGCACCCGGATCTCACCGCTGCCATCGACGCCACCCGCCCCGACGCGCTGGAGGCCGTGCCCGCCATCGACATGCACGCCGCTCTGTCCGCCTACGCCCGCACCCGCGACGCGCTGTACCCCACCTGA